The Bos indicus x Bos taurus breed Angus x Brahman F1 hybrid unplaced genomic scaffold, Bos_hybrid_MaternalHap_v2.0 tig00001393_arrow_arrow_obj, whole genome shotgun sequence genomic sequence aaaaaagatatataaacatctgaatgcagagttccaaagaatagcaagaagagataagaaagcctttctcagcagttaatgcaagaaatagagaaaacaacagaatgggatagactaagatctcttcaagaaaattagagataccaagggagcatttcatgcaaagaagggctcgataaaggacagaaatggtatggacctaacagaagcagaagatattaagaagaggtggcaagaatacacagaaaaaccacacaaaaaaatcttcatgacccagataatcacgatggtgtgatcactcacctagagccagacatcctggaatgtgaagacaaattggccttagaaagcatcactatgaacagagctagtggaggtgatggcagtccagttgagctattccaaatcctgaaagatggtgctgtgaaagtgctgcactcaaaatgccagcaaatttggaaaactcagcaatggccacaggactggaaaggtcagttttcattccaatcccaaataaaacgcaatgccaaagaatgctcaaactgctgcacaattgcactcatctcatatgctagtcaagtaatgctcaaaattctccaagccaggcttcagcaatacgtgaaccatgaaattccagatgttcaatctgttttagaaaaggcagaggaaccagagatcaaattgtcaacatccactggatcatcaaaaaggcaagagagttccagaaaaacatctatttctgctttattgactatgccaaagcccctttgactgtgtggatcacaatcaactgtggaaaattctgaaagagctagGAATACCAcagcacttgacctgcctcttgagaaacctatatgctggtcaggaagcaacagttagaactggacatggaacaacagactggttccaaataggaaaaggagtatgtcaaggctgtatattgtcaccctgcttatttaacttatatgcagagtacatcatgagaaatgctgggctggaagaagcacaagctggaatcaagattgccgggagaaataccaataacctcagatatgcgatgacaccacccttatggcagaaatgaagagaggaactaaaaagcctcttgatgaaagtgaaaatggagagttgaaaaagttggctaaagctcaccttcagaaaacaaagatcatggcatctggtcccatcaacttCAATTgcgaaatagctggggaaacagtggaacagtgtcgactttatttttttgggcccccaaatcactgcagatggtgactgcagccatgaaattaaagatgcttactccttgaaggaaagttatgaccaacttagatagcatattcaaagcagaggatattactttgccaacaaaggtcgtctcgtcaagccatggtttttcctgtggtcatgtatggatgtgagagttggactgtgaagaaagctgagcaaccgaagaattgatgcttttgaactgtggtgttggagaagactcttgagagtcccttggactgcaaggagatcagcagtccattctgaaggagatcagccatgggatttcttggagtgaatgatgctaagctgaactccagtactttggccacctcatgcgaagagttgactcattggaaaagactctgatgctgggaggatggggcaggaggagaagggacgacagaggatgagatgctagatgcatcactgactctatggacgtgagtctgagtgaccctgggagttggtgatggacagggaggcctggcttgctgtgattcatgggtcgcaaagagttggacacgactgagtgactgaactggactgaactgccTGAAAGTATTTGGTATTTATAGATAATCATGAAGATAATGTTCAGAATGTAAGTATTTCCTTATGCTTTCCTGGTCTTAGGTACAAAGCGTGTCGATGACTTTCAGAGTGATTTGAACCCATTATTATCTGATGATCTCTTCCTCAAAGATTTTTTCCTTCTAAGCCTTTTTATTCTCGTTATAATTCTTGGGTTAGTCTgccacaaataaatgaacaaattcatAGAGgtttgattatctttttttttttttaatttttcatctctttacAATGGGACCTCATACCAActcaaataatattttgaaaatagaaaagacaGCAAGGGGATATTTCATGAGCTATACTGGAAATATACTGGTATTCTATCTCTAAAGACCTGTTATAAAAATGAggcacaaaagcaaaaataatgttAAGAAGAGAGATAGAGACCTGGAGTCCGTGGTAACTCAgttatttttttatagtttagAGTCAGGCTCTCGTCCTGGGACCAGGATTGACTTTGTTATGAGGAACCAAAGAAGGGAATGAGTCCCTAAATACTCTAGAAATCTATGTCAGATTTCACATATGtagaattcttttcattttgtgggaGGTAGGGAGAAGTTTCATAGCTTTACTCACGTATTTATAGGAATCCATGATCGCCAAAGGTGAAGAACCACTAATATAGAACAACCAGAATTACAAGAAAGGACAATTTTCTCTTTGAGTTATGTCAGGAAATTAAATCTTTCAACATTTCCCCCCTTCGCTTCCTTTGCCCTAATTCTCTTTGATGAATTTAATGCTTTCACGAGTTATTTTGCGGAAGCTTATCGAAATGAAATAACTTAGAAAATAGCTGAGGTACCTGGACTCACAGAATAACTAAAGGGTTTCATGAAAGCTCAGCGTGATATTTATGAAAGGGTGGTCCTAAGACAAAAGACACCAGGGAGTAGAAGCAGCTTTCTACTCTTGAACCTATTGCTGAGCCCATCAGCTGGCAGTGTTATTCTGGATGGGTAGAAGCCCAGCAGATTTGGCATAAAGAAAGTCAGCTGCCAAACATCGGGGAAGAGACAGAGAATCCTTGCAGGACGTTCAAATCCTCCACCTAAGTTGGCAACAAAGGGAGAGGGCCACAACAGGAACGTGGAGTCAAACATTCGAGCTGCATGCTTAGGTGATCCGATGTCTTGTCCACATGCTCCTCTCAGCAGCTGCTTTTATCGGCTACTTCAGAGAAACGCGGACAGCTCCCATAATGCACCTCGCGAGCCCTGCCAAATATGGGAAATTCTGGCAGAAGCAAGTAACCAGGACCATGCTTTCCAACTGGCATTTAGCTAAGGGAAAAGTTTGATGACCATCATATATCTTCTGTCACTTCTTTGCCCTTTCCATACTAAGACTTACAGACGTATTTAAATCCTGGAATCcatttttaactttcttaaaaagaatatgaTGGGTCATCAAGTCAGGTCCTTTTCTTATCCTTGccatgagatttatttttaaattgttcagtttattcagaaaatactttcaaacgTTATAGGTGCTGAGCCTCTTTGCAAAGGTATTTCTTAAAATCATACTCCTCTTTCTTTGGCCCTCATGTTGACCTTTGATAACTTAAGCCGAAAATTTTATCAAGCCTGTTTCAGGCCTTCTCAATATCTggcaaatatatataaacacacagtcAGAGTAGGTTTGCAAAGAAAGTATTTAATTCTTTAGAATGCTTATGGGGCTGAGATAAATGAAGTGCTCCTTGGCCCTgccattttttaataaagattcaCTTAAATTCTGGGctccaaataaaaatttccaaagatGTCTCCTAGGATTTTGAGGTACAAAGATGTCTCCTAGGAACTTTATTGCCCTCAGAGCAGTAAGAATCTGGTTTGTCTGTCTTTTTAACCATGATTACATGAGAAGTTTTGACTGATTCTGTGACATTAGACAAGACTGGAACATGGGAATGGATGTGGGTTTTGATCACCATTATGATTTCTCAAAGAAGCGAAATAAGTAAATCACAAACTAAACACTGGACACAAGATTTGTAGAATTCTGAGTGTAGATATGGCTTCAGAAAGAACTGACTTCAGGTTAAATACACACCAGACTAAAAGATTATGTGATGTTTCTATATGATTCTAAGTCAAGTGAttccttcattattttaaaaataagtcacaggtgatttttcttccaatttgACGTACAGATTCTTCATGTAGGCTAACTAGTTATAATGATGGAACAGCCCCACTGGCCTTGCTAACAGGTGGAGGAATAACCAGAAGTGTCAGTTCTTATAGGAGATACATGGTTTTTATAATAGAGCACGCAAACGGTAGCAAATGTTGGGCCATTTATTTCATCATAATATAAAATCCAGTTGCCATCGTAGCTGCATATTTGTCTTCAAGAGTAAGCAAATGAATTCTTAACATTCATCTCAAGCTGCTCTTAGGTCATTGTATTTGAGTAATAGACCTGATATTGCATCAGAATAATGTTGCAAATGAAAGCATTTAAGATTCTCGAATGTAAATAGAGTAGAAACCTAATACCATTTAAAAGTATAGTACGTAATATGCAAGAAGAAAGGGATAAAATGATTTTTGGTCCaattaaatggaataaaatggGAAGGGATAAAAGTCATTAAGAAATCAAGTATGCCTTAATTGCAATGATAAGGAAGTCAATGCAATAGATTTGAATTTAAGCTCAAGTTTAGTGAACTTCCAGATTACTATTTGAGctcaacagaaagaagaaaagattttgCATTCTGCAGAGTAAATTCGCAAGCAGGCTGTCTTGCTAGTATTGAAATAAACGTGTTTTTAAAGCTTGTTTTCTAGGATTATGTCAGAAGCAGAGCTGTGCTTCTTGAGGGAAGATGAGCTTTCTCTTGGGCCCTTCAGAATGAAGCTTTCACTGTCCTGCCGTTCAGAGGCTGGGGTGGTCGGTTGTTCTGCTTGATGTGGACTTCTCTATCGCCTTCAGCATTTGCCAGCAGACTGCGGAACTGCACCAGCTTGAGGGAAGGATAACATGTTTAGAGAAGGAAAAGCTATTGATGTCAcagagaacactttttttttttcttctaatatgaTTGATGCAGTGTTATTTAGAAAATCAGGTTGAAGACTGCAATGGTTTCACTGATGGAAAGGGAGGAAGCCAACAGTTCTTCCACATGTCTTTGCACCAAGCATTTGGCTTAAATTATCAATGACTGACTGGATTAGCATTCCAGCTTTCTCACACTTGGGTAAGAGACTTCCCTGCTTGGCGCCTACGTTTCCAAATGGTACTATTTCACTGTGTTTTGGTGAAGGCTAAATGGCTCAACACAGATAAGGTTCTTAGAATGGCGTTTGGCATGTAGCTAAATACCAACAGGTCACGCTGCAGGTTTGCTGTGAGACTTGACTGACAGAATGTACGTAAggcacctgatgaaaagagctgctCAATCAATGGCAGTTTTTATCATAATTATAAACAAtgattaatgagatattttacagaatattgaaGAGCTTAAGCTTTACAAAAGAATGAATAACCAACGTCAACGATCAAGGTATGCCACTGGAGAGTCACAGTTCCCCGAAGAGGTTGGACTTTTCCTTATTAAGGTGAAAAGAAGAGCAGGAATTCTGAATctctacataaagaaaaaaaagtgcttaTAAATACACTCTACTTTTTGACTATTAAATAGACCTGATGTCACTAATAAATCTTTTCAGTTGAaaggaaaagggaactctccaaaattgaatggaaataataatttcCCTCAGTATGAATTGAACTGATATTCCTGCTTTGCATTTCCAATTCCCACACATGCCCCTCTGACATTCTACCTGTTCCGAGCTCACACTGATGGTCTCTTTAAAGATGATCCAGGTGACACTCTCGTGAAGAGGAGGGTGAGTCAGTGAACCAGAGTAGGCCCAGTAATCCAGGGATGGAGGCAGGAGGACAGAGGGGTCGAAATTTGTGAATGGAGCTTTCTtgttctgaaagaaaaagataagcaaTGTATCATTATGCCCTGATGTAAAATATTTACATCATTGCACATATGACATACATATTATTTGGTAGATAGGTCTTAGCAAAGAATTTAATCAGTTTTTCTACTATATAGTATTGCATGACTGGTATGtttgtggtggctcagctgcccattaatgcaggagacacaggtttgatccctgggtggggaagatcccctggagagggacatggcacccactccagtatttttgctgaagaatcccatggatggaggagcctggtgagctacagtccatggggtcacaaagaattggataccacttagtgactaaacaacaacatgtttgTAGATACAAACAGAAAAAGTAACAGATGACTGAAAATACACTACAATAGAATTGTGACTgatcttcttcctccttcatttGGCTAAGTATAAGCAGAGGTTAAACATTTGTTTATCATCTATATTCTTTATTCTTGTTTCTTTACTGATTGGTCATATTGgtatatacaaataaattgatattcatatgttaatattttatgtagTCAACTTGATTAGAACTTGTGTATTAATTATGTTGATTTTGTAGTTTTCCAGGTGGATGTCAATGATCATATCCTCTAcacttaaggcaatggcaccccactccagtactcttgcctggaaaatcccatggatggagaagcctggtaggctgcagtccatggggtcgctaagagtcggacacgactgagggacttcactttcacttttcactttcatgcattggagaaggaaatggcaacccactccagtgttcttgcctggagaatcccagggatgggggagcctggtgggctgctgtctgtggggtcgcacagagtcggacacgactgaagtgacttagcagcacacttGATGATAgctttgtctctgtttttctaatatttatccTAATATGTGctcatttctttccttatttaacTACATTGAATGGACAATAATTGGAATGTTCATTTGTGGTGGTCACAATTGACACCCTGGTCTTATTcttgattgaaatgaaaatgcttCAAATATTTCACTATGAAGTTTGATGCTTGTTTCAAATTTCTAGTTGATATTCTTTCTTAAGTTCAGTTTAAATTTTAgaggaatatttttctttctttcttttactcttcAGGAATGGACATTGAATTTTAATCAAACATTTTTCAAGCATCTAACAAGTGAAATTTGCTAACGTAATGAATTATATTGAGAGGTAGTTTAATACTGAATCATCTTTGCATGCTTTGGGTAAATTCTACTAGTTTGAAAGCATGGCTCTTTTAACATACTGTTGAATACGATTTTCTGTAATCtattttaatattccttttaGCTACACTGCTAAGTAAGATTGGCCTATGATATCCTTTTTGTGGTGTTCTTACCCAGTTTGTGTATTAGGtttcattaaattaaattaattcctTGAATTAGGTTTTTTTGGTCCCCTAATCTAGGCAGTTTAGTTCAAAGTGGTACGATTGTTTATTAAAAGTTGTGTAACATTTCCCCATAAAGTGGTCTGGGCCTAGGGTTTCTTTTACtaggtacattttttttaaactattctttTCGACTTCTTTTATATTATTGGTCTATTTAGACTTTCAACATATTTTGAGTCAGTTTCTCTACATTTTCCTAGACATTCATCTATGTgatctaaattttcaaatttgctcATGTAGTGTGGTACTGCTGACCCTTGAGCAATGTAGGGGTTGGGGTGCTGACCTCTTGAGCAGTTAGAAATCCGCACATAAGTTTATGGTCGTCCCTCGTAATCGTGGCTGTGCATCAGCAGGTTCATTTAAGGGACCATTGTGTGGTGCTGGAGCAAGCATTTATCAGAAAAATAATCCACAGGTCACTGGACCTGTGCcgttcaaacccatgttgctcTAGGGTCCACTGTacaaacttttctcttttaaaacctTCTAATGCATCTTGAGTTATGAcccatttccttatttgtaataaTTTGTTGTATTTCTATTTTCCCCCCATCATTAAACATGCCAAAAGTgtctttttggttgttttttccccaaagaattagtttttcactttattgaaaaaattttacctgtatttgttcattttctttcttattttattaatgttttacttCATCTTAATTAATCatttccttctactttcttttcatttatcatCTTTTACATTCTTGAATTGAGTGCTTATTTACCTGTAAACTTTCTCACTTTATAAAAGTGTAATTTTTTTGGACTCAACATGAActagatttattttatataaaggtaTGATAGTTCTACAAACTGTGAATGACAATGGCAAATCTCTGACAAGATTTAACTCTTTATTATCAAAATGGTGAAGCTAAGGTCAATTATATCAGAACAACCCATCTTTTTCTAAGCTGACAGTGGGCATCATAGTTATGATGTATGAAAAGGCTATGAAAACTATTCTTCTACAGGCTTCATCTTGCTGAAATAGATAAGCGGTAACCATGAAAAGCGAAACCCAAATAAATCACTGCTCAGAGACCTCAGAAACCAGGAACGTGTAAGCAGCACCTTGATTTTCGGATTGATGGTTTTGCTCAGGTCTTCCTACTCCTCACATCAAATATGCAATTAAATGATTTCTGAGGTTCTGTAGATTCTTGTTCTCTGATTTAAACTAACTTAATGAGTCtatttaccttatttttaacTGCTTTTAGGGCATCAAGTACTTTCTGAAGGTTTGGGTTGGCCTGACCCACctggagattaaaaaataaagtgtgagatAAAAATGGTTACCAAGTAAAATCCTATttagttacttttaaaaaaattaaaaccagtaACTGAAGAAAAGATATGCAAGTCAAAATACAGGAATTTAGCACAactaaaatacaaaagcaaaCCTCTTTGGTCTGTTCTATTAATTCTAGTCAGTAAAATGAATGGTATGTTACAAGTGTTCAATAAAGATTCACTAGAATTACTATAATTCCAAAAGTTAGTCACCCAAATATCCTGAATTTAATAGTAATTTCCCTATAGGACTTTTCAGGGACTCCCCTACAGAAGATTTGAATCTTCCATATTAAATATCAGTTCAACTTTCTTTACGGGACAAAAGTcctcttcatatttttttctgatgaaaattaAATTGATAAACTCCTGACTCCGTGATGTAGAAAGTTTAGAAGAAAAGTGGAAGatgagctgaaaaataaaaaaattagtgcCACCATCAACACCCTCCCATTTCATCTCTGCCTGAAATGTATTTCTCTCTTCAAGAGGGGAAAGTCCAGCGGAACAAACATATACCAGAGACCTGCTTGCTCACCTGTGCAGTCACTAGTAAACGGGCACATTTCAAAAAAAGAGAGACGCAAACATCTCTCTGCTGTATTTCACCCTAGTTTGCGGTCTGATTGGTAAGGAATAATTTTAGCAGAGCTCCGAGACGCTCTACGACTCACCTTCACCAAAACGCCAATCAACGCCAAACCATCAGCCTGCGAGGCAGCATCAGCGAAGCTGGGGTACTTGGCAGAATTCCAGTGAACTAAATGAAGCTAAAAATCACAGCATGATGGACCAGTTATTCATACCATGGTGAAGGGAAAAAGCAGGTTAGACCTTAACATGTTGATATATACAGATACATCTTGGCTTGGGTAGAGAAAACTTGTGTGACGCTTTATCCAGGGCATGGGAAGGGCTATGTTTGTACTCTTAAGAAGGgttttcttaagaaaatagaGTTGAAGAGAGTGGGCACGTTGCAAATCCTGGAACCAGTAAGTAGAACTTCTTTTTCCCACAATATCATAACTATTCAATATTacttcttaaaacaaaacaacaaaagacAGACACCTCTCTGTAAGGTGTGAGAAGATCAAGTATTTCTGGCTAACTAGTTTGGagacaaaaactgaaataattttctaacttgAGGTACCTGGTAACTTTGTGAGAAGGGGCTCCTGAGATGTCTGGAGTGGTGGCCAAGGGCAGGTTCTCCTGATCGTA encodes the following:
- the LOC113888735 gene encoding carbonic anhydrase 1, yielding MASPDWGYDGENGPEHWGKLYPIANGNNQSPIDIKTSETKRDPSLKPLSVSYNPATAKEIVNVGHSFHVNFEDSDNRSVLKGGPLSESYRLRQFHFHWGITDDCGSEHLVDGAKFSAELHLVHWNSAKYPSFADAASQADGLALIGVLVKVGQANPNLQKVLDALKAVKNKNKKAPFTNFDPSVLLPPSLDYWAYSGSLTHPPLHESVTWIIFKETISVSSEQLVQFRSLLANAEGDREVHIKQNNRPPQPLNGRTVKASF